One window of the Pyrus communis chromosome 17, drPyrComm1.1, whole genome shotgun sequence genome contains the following:
- the LOC137722391 gene encoding disease resistance protein RPV1-like, translating to MTSREPSSPKLWSYDVFLSFRGEDTRNGFTSHLHAALQGWGFNAFIDEDNLKRGGEIQPELFRAIEESRISVIVFSKSYAESRWCLDELVKIMECREKLGQQVLPIFYHVDPSHVRKQEGCLAQAFQKHEDGILEEKDDKEREAKKEKVKQWREALTQAADLSGHHLNNRPEAKVIKTIVEENIVELLPRTDELQVAKYPVGIDSRVQPIISDLFSGGLSDVKRVGIWGMGGLGKTTAANAIYDKIHHGFQFKCYLGDVSDTERRCSLVHLQEQLVSSILKRTTRINSVGEGISVIKERLRRRKVLIVVDNVDKVEQLRAIAVDRARAGDREWFGPGSIIIITTRDEHLLNQVNMRYPAEKMNEEEALELFSWHSFENNCPKDEYLELSRKVVSYCGGLPLALKVLGSSLSGRSITEWQSYLEKLKRIPEGEIIEKLKISFDGLDYNKKNIFLDIFCCFLGLAKDHVTKILDECGFYATSEISILRERCLITVEWGKLKMHDMIQEMAKTIISEKSPTQPGRWSRLRNPEAIVDVLTNKSGTEEIEALSLHLPSSEKKASFRAKAFVNMKKLRFLRLSYVELAGSFKHFPKELRWLCWHGFPFKYMPEHLLNQPKLVALDLRCSNLRKGWKNSKPLENLKILDLSDSKKLKKSPDFSRLPNLGKLDFSCCHSLSKIHPSICQLKKLRWVKFDFCHKLRYLPAEFCKLKSVETLFVTHCEALRELPEGLGEMVSLRELDIYGTAMKQFPNDFGRLISLRVLTVGGASYRNLPSLSGLSNLKYLFVINCGNLRAIPDLPTNLGFLHVSECPALETMPDFSQMSNMVVLSLNDLPKVTEVPGLGLGKSLNSMVVIEMKRCTNLTAEFRNNILQGWTCCGVGGILLDRIYGIPEWFDFVADGNKVSFDVPQCDGRNFKGLTLCWVPRQLKNENLAFTVVNCTKHTTSRVFRRFWPYNVGKFHQVQLSNDQLKLNLQGGDKIVILIEAFEVERTGVNLVWDKPLKEQRFPGSYDCYFEYESEAVPDWLYGESSPGPSHGASDNHPTNQMTATTDEPKRKRQKV from the exons ATGACATCCCGTGAACCCTCATCCCCAAAACTCTGGAGTTACGACGTGTTCTTGAGTTTTAGAGGCGAAGATACACGCAATGGCTTCACGAGCCACCTTCACGCGGCATTACAAGGCTGGGGCTTCAATGCCTTTATTGATGAGGACAATCTGAAAAGAGGGGGAGAAATACAACCCGAACTGTTTCGGGCAATCGAAGAGTCCAGAATCTCGGTCATTGTCTTCTCAAAGAGTTACGCGGAATCAAGATGGTGTCTTGACGAGCTGGTGAAGATCATGGAATGTAGAGAAAAGCTGGGGCAACAGGTCTTGCCAATATTCTATCATGTCGATCCTTCACATGTGAGGAAGCAGGAAGGTTGTCTAGCCCAAGCATTTCAGAAGCACGAAGATGGCATCCTTGAAGAAAAAGATGACAAAGAACGTGAAGCTAAGAAAGAAAAGGTAAAGCAGTGGAGAGAGGCTCTTACTCAAGCTGCAGATTTGTCTGGCCACCATCTTAATAACAG GCCTGAAGCAAAGGTTATTAAGACAATTGTTGAGGAGAATATTGTGGAATTGCTTCCTCGCACAGATGAATTACAGGTGGCCAAGTACCCGGTTGGAATCGACTCTCGTGTTCAACCAATTATCAGTGATCTTTTTAGTGGTGGATTAAGTGATGTTAAAAGGGTTGGAATTTGGGGGATGGGTGGACTGGGCAAAACAACTGCTGCCAACGCTATTTATGACAAAATTCATCATGGCTTCCAGTTTAAATGTTACCTTGGCGATGTTAGCGACACTGAACGTAGATGTAGTTTGGTTCATTTGCAAGAACAACTTGTTTCTAGCATTTTGAAACGAACCACCCGGATAAATAGTGTCGGTGAAGGGATCAGTGTAATAAAAGAACGTCTTCGACGTAGAAAAGTACTTATTGTTGTTGATAATGTGGATAAAGTGGAGCAACTACGTGCAATAGCTGTAGATCGTGCAAGAGCTGGAGATCGTGAGTGGTTTGGTCCAGGAAGTATAATTATCATAACAACAAGAGATGAGCATTTACTAAATCAAGTGAATATGAGATATCCAGCTgagaaaatgaatgaagagGAAGCTCTTGAGCTTTTCAGTTGGCattcatttgaaaataattgCCCTAAAGATGAATATCTTGAATTGTCAAGGAAGGTAGTTTCTTACTGTGGAGGTTTGCCGTTAGCACTCAAAGTTTTAGGCTCCTCTCTTTCTGGTAGATCCATAACAGAGTGGCAAAGCTATTTggagaaattaaaaagaataccCGAAGGAGAAATTATagaaaaactcaaaataagcttTGATGGGTtagattataataaaaaaaatatattccttGATATATTTTGTTGCTTTCTTGGCTTGGCGAAGGATCATGTCACAAAAATATTAGATGAATGTGGCTTCTATGCAACAAGCGAAATCAGTATTCTCCGTGAACGGTGTCTTATAACTGTTGAATGGGGCAAACTAAAGATGCATGATATGATTCAAGAAATGGCCAAGACaatcatttctgaaaaatctCCTACTCAACCTGGAAGGTGGAGTAGACTGAGGAACCCTGAAGCCATAGTGGACGTGTTGACAAATAAATCT GGAACTGAAGAAATTGAAGCACTTTCTCTACATTTGCCAAGCTCTGAAAAAAAGGCTAGTTTCCGTGCAAAAGCATTTGTCAATATGAAAAAACTGAGATTCCTACGGCTCAGCTATGTAGAGCTCGCTGGAAGCTTCAAACATTTTCCGAAAGAGTTGAGATGGTTGTGCTGGCATGGATTCCCTTTCAAGTACATGCCGGAGCACCTTCTTAATCAGCCAAAACTTGTCGCTCTTGACCTGCGGTGCAGCAACCTCAGAAAAGGCTGGAAGAATTCCAAG CcgcttgaaaatttgaaaatccttgATCTTTCTGATTCCAAGAAGTTAAAAAAGTCACCAGACTTTTCAAGGCTCCCAAATCTCGGAAAATTGGATTTTTCATGCTGTCATAGTTTGTCCAAGATTCACCCATCCATCTGTCAACTTAAAAAACTCCGTTGGGTAAAATTTGATTTCTGCCATAAGCTTAGGTATCTTCCAGCGGAATTCTGTAAGTTGAAATCTGTTGAGACTCTTTTTGTGACCCATTGTGAAGCATTAAGAGAACTGCCTGAGGGTTTAGGGGAGATGGTATCATTGAGAGAGCTTGATATATATGGTACAGCCATGAAACAATTCCCCAACGACTTTGGGCGTCTAATTTCTTTACGAGTGTTGACAGTTGGAGGCGCTAGTTATCGTAACCTACCTAGCCTCAGTGGTCTTTCAAATCTCAAATACTTGTTTGTTATAAATTGCGGAAATCTTCGTGCAATCCCCGATTTACCAACAAATTTGGGATTCTTACATGTAAGTGAATGCCCAGCATTGGAAACAATGCCAGACTTTTCGCAAATGTCAAACATGGTAGTACTGTCTCTAAATGATTTGCCCAAAGTCACAGAGGTTCCAGGTTTAGGCTTGGGTAAATCATTAAACTCCATGGTGGTGATTGAAATGAAAAGGTGCACCAATCTCACAGCTGAGTTTAGGAACAACATCCTACAG GGATGGACTTGTTGCGGAGTTGGTGGTATTTTATTGGATAGGATTTATGGTATTCCGGAGTGGTTTGACTTTGTCGCAGATGGCAATAAAGTCAGTTTTGATGTTCCTCAATGTGATGGTCGTAATTTTAAAGGGTTGACACTCTGCTGGGTTCCTCGgcaattaaaaaatgaaaatcttgCCTTTACTGTTGTAAATTGTACCAAACATACTACTTCGAGGGTCTTTAGGCGTTTTTGGCCATACAATGTAGGTAAATTTCACCAGGTACAATTATCGAACGATCAACTCAAGCTTAATTTGCAAGGCGGGGACAAGATCGTTATTCTTATAGAGGCTTTTGAAGTGGAGAGAACAGGGGTAAATCTAGTATGGGACAAACCTTTGAAGGAACAAAGGTTTCCTGGTAGCTATGATTGTTACTTTGAATACGAATCTGAAGCAGTTCCGGATTGGTTGTATGGTGAGTCAAGTCCAGGACCAAGCCATGGCGCATCTGATAATCATCCCACTAATCAAATGACGGCTACTACAGATGAACCCAAACGGAAAAGGCAAAAGGTTTGA